In Thermus filiformis, one DNA window encodes the following:
- a CDS encoding peptide ABC transporter substrate-binding protein has translation MRIGKLAVLGVTALGLALAGPQDNSLVIGASQEPRVLAGDFLSVISNQAIKSEIENYLFTPLIVLNADTENQAVMVTEVPTLQNRRLRVTDIGGGKKRIEMDLTLRQDLKWSDGQPITTDDIAFYYEVGKAKGMPVLNPDYWERVGLRVRDRYNFTVTFEPAYYYDTYGSPIGYAPKHIMGPEWERVKAAARNLDPDKDAERLNELYRNFFLRFSTPQALNRGAMVYSGPFKLSRWVPGNSIEMVRNPNFHIVPQGGADKYVQKVTYRFIQNTNSLLVAVIGGSIDATSSVSLTFDQARSRQLTSRAPGRFDIWFVPGAIWEHIDINKFENCQAVRDLGLNDVRTRQALLYAMNREGLVRAFFDGLQPVAHTWIAPVNPLHNPNVQKYPYDPKKAEELLAQMGWRKGPDGILQRQVDGRTVRFEIEFVTTAGNVVRERTQQFFGENLKQVGIAIRINNAPSAVVFADDFIQRASECKWTGMFEFAWVSNLAENGSLFQYKNLNTGAIFVPTKENNYQGQNIGGWRNDEFDRLTSQGALEFDEARRKQLFFQAQEIWARELPALPLYFRSNPYVVRKGLVNYVASAYAGGFGYPGWNAWEIGWESRGAVKKWDQAKYALSIR, from the coding sequence ATGAGAATAGGCAAGCTGGCTGTACTCGGTGTAACGGCCCTGGGGCTGGCCCTGGCCGGCCCCCAGGACAACAGCCTGGTCATCGGGGCCTCCCAGGAGCCCCGGGTCCTGGCGGGGGACTTCCTGAGCGTCATCTCCAACCAGGCCATCAAGTCGGAGATTGAGAACTACCTCTTTACTCCCCTGATCGTCCTGAACGCGGACACGGAGAACCAGGCGGTCATGGTCACGGAGGTGCCCACCCTGCAGAACAGGCGCCTCCGGGTGACCGACATCGGCGGGGGCAAGAAGCGGATTGAGATGGACCTCACCCTCCGCCAGGACCTCAAGTGGTCCGACGGCCAGCCCATCACCACCGACGACATCGCCTTCTACTACGAGGTGGGGAAGGCCAAGGGCATGCCGGTCCTCAACCCCGACTACTGGGAGCGGGTGGGGCTCAGGGTAAGGGACAGGTACAACTTCACCGTCACCTTTGAGCCCGCCTACTACTACGACACCTACGGCTCCCCCATCGGCTACGCCCCCAAGCACATCATGGGCCCCGAGTGGGAGAGGGTGAAGGCGGCGGCCCGGAACCTGGACCCCGACAAGGACGCGGAGAGGCTCAACGAGCTCTACCGCAACTTTTTCCTCAGGTTCTCCACCCCCCAGGCCCTGAACCGGGGGGCCATGGTCTACTCCGGGCCCTTCAAGCTCAGCCGGTGGGTGCCGGGCAACTCCATTGAGATGGTCCGCAACCCCAACTTCCACATCGTTCCCCAGGGCGGGGCGGACAAGTACGTCCAGAAGGTCACCTACCGCTTCATCCAGAACACCAACTCCCTCCTGGTGGCGGTGATCGGCGGGAGCATTGACGCCACCTCCAGCGTCTCCCTGACCTTTGACCAGGCCCGGAGCCGCCAGCTCACCTCCCGCGCCCCCGGCCGGTTTGACATCTGGTTCGTCCCCGGCGCCATCTGGGAACACATTGACATCAACAAGTTTGAAAACTGCCAGGCGGTTAGGGACCTGGGCCTGAACGATGTGCGGACCCGGCAGGCCCTCCTCTACGCCATGAACCGCGAGGGGCTGGTCAGGGCCTTCTTTGACGGCCTCCAGCCCGTGGCCCACACCTGGATCGCCCCCGTCAACCCCCTCCACAACCCCAACGTCCAGAAGTACCCCTACGACCCCAAGAAGGCGGAGGAGCTCCTGGCCCAGATGGGCTGGAGGAAGGGCCCGGACGGCATCCTCCAGCGCCAGGTGGACGGCCGCACGGTCCGCTTTGAGATCGAGTTCGTCACCACCGCGGGCAACGTCGTCCGCGAGCGCACCCAGCAGTTCTTCGGCGAGAACCTGAAGCAGGTGGGCATCGCCATCAGGATCAACAACGCCCCCTCCGCCGTGGTCTTCGCCGACGACTTCATCCAGCGGGCCTCCGAGTGCAAGTGGACCGGGATGTTTGAGTTCGCCTGGGTCTCCAACCTGGCCGAGAACGGCTCCCTCTTCCAGTACAAGAACCTGAACACCGGGGCCATCTTCGTCCCCACCAAGGAGAACAACTACCAGGGCCAGAACATCGGCGGCTGGCGGAACGACGAGTTTGACCGGCTCACCAGCCAGGGCGCCTTGGAGTTTGACGAGGCGAGGCGGAAGCAGCTCTTCTTCCAGGCGCAGGAGATCTGGGCCCGGGAGCTTCCCGCCCTGCCCCTCTACTTCCGCTCCAACCCCTACGTGGTGCGCAAGGGCCTCGTGAACTACGTGGCCAGCGCCTACGCGGGCGGCTTCGGCTACCCCGGGTGGAACGCCTGGGAGATCGGCTGGGAGAGCCGGGGCGCCGTGAAGAAGTGGGACCAGGCCAAGTACGCGCTTTCCATCAGGTAG
- the erpA gene encoding iron-sulfur cluster insertion protein ErpA, with the protein MVQEKVISITPLAAEKAREILERYGKSHAAIRVYIKSGGCSGYQYGMAVDERELEGDTFVEMHGVRLVVDPMSLPYLAGSEIDWVENLMGGGFTVHNPNAASTCGCGHSFRTKDQEASGGSCC; encoded by the coding sequence ATGGTCCAGGAAAAGGTCATCTCCATCACCCCCTTGGCGGCCGAGAAGGCCCGGGAGATCCTCGAGCGCTACGGCAAGAGCCACGCGGCCATCCGGGTCTACATCAAGTCCGGCGGCTGCAGCGGTTACCAGTACGGGATGGCGGTGGACGAGCGCGAGCTGGAGGGGGACACCTTCGTGGAGATGCACGGGGTGCGGCTGGTGGTGGACCCCATGTCCTTGCCCTACCTGGCGGGCTCGGAGATAGACTGGGTGGAAAACCTCATGGGCGGGGGGTTCACCGTCCACAACCCCAACGCCGCCAGCACCTGCGGCTGCGGCCACTCCTTCCGCACCAAGGACCAGGAGGCGTCTGGGGGCTCCTGCTGCTGA